In one window of Romboutsia hominis DNA:
- a CDS encoding HDIG domain-containing metalloprotein → MTSKEIFNKVDEILLKSNKPSKDIRRLIENGEFDKEPFEMIKNLEKVEQNLKYHPEGNVLNHILLVVDKASEVKKLSENERVFMWSALLHDLGKLTTTKIRRGKITSYNHDIEGEKIGKNFLDMVSNDKKFNESVSKMIRYHMQPLFYDKNLPFFNPQNMINDVKYKEIALLSFCDRLGRGNLSLETINNEKERIEKFKQYFKTYKG, encoded by the coding sequence ATGACTAGTAAAGAGATATTTAATAAGGTAGATGAAATATTACTTAAAAGTAATAAACCTTCTAAAGATATAAGAAGGTTAATTGAAAATGGAGAATTTGATAAAGAGCCATTTGAAATGATAAAAAATTTAGAGAAGGTAGAACAAAATCTAAAATATCATCCAGAAGGAAATGTATTAAATCATATACTATTAGTAGTTGATAAAGCTAGTGAAGTAAAAAAACTTTCAGAAAATGAAAGAGTATTTATGTGGTCAGCTTTACTTCATGATCTAGGAAAACTTACAACGACAAAAATTAGAAGGGGCAAAATAACATCCTATAATCATGATATAGAAGGAGAAAAAATTGGTAAAAATTTTTTAGATATGGTAAGTAATGACAAAAAATTTAATGAAAGTGTATCTAAAATGATAAGATATCACATGCAACCATTATTTTATGATAAAAATCTTCCTTTTTTTAATCCACAAAATATGATAAATGATGTAAAATATAAAGAGATAGCATTATTATCTTTTTGTGATAGATTAGGAAGAGGAAATTTAAGTTTAGAGACTATAAATAATGAAAAGGAAAGAATAGAAAAGTTTAAACAATATTTTAAAACATACAAAGGATAG
- the walR gene encoding cell wall metabolism DNA-binding response regulator WalR encodes MKEKILILEDEIGIRSFVSINLKREGYEIIEAGTGQEALEKISKEPDIKLALLDVMLPDISGIEVCKFIRQNFDQVGVIMLTAKAQEDDKIEGFISGADDYMVKPFSIKELLVRVSALLRRVKKDENLSKGNEIVSDSFVLNLDKRKLFKDNEEIELTPTEFSIVKYLMKNSNQSLSRDQILNEVWGTNYLYDFKIVDVNIRRIRNKIEEDPSKPKYIQTVWGYGYCFRKEE; translated from the coding sequence ATGAAGGAAAAAATATTAATATTAGAAGATGAAATAGGAATAAGAAGTTTTGTTAGTATAAACCTAAAAAGGGAAGGATATGAAATAATAGAAGCAGGAACAGGACAAGAAGCATTAGAAAAAATAAGCAAAGAACCAGATATAAAGTTAGCTCTTTTAGATGTTATGCTTCCAGATATAAGTGGTATAGAAGTATGTAAGTTTATTAGACAAAACTTTGATCAGGTAGGTGTAATAATGCTTACAGCTAAAGCACAGGAAGATGATAAAATCGAAGGGTTTATATCAGGTGCAGATGATTACATGGTGAAGCCTTTTAGTATAAAAGAACTATTAGTAAGAGTATCAGCGCTTTTAAGAAGAGTTAAAAAAGACGAAAATTTATCAAAGGGAAATGAGATAGTATCAGATTCATTTGTATTAAATTTAGATAAAAGGAAATTATTCAAAGATAATGAAGAAATAGAACTTACACCTACTGAATTTTCAATAGTTAAATACTTAATGAAAAATTCAAATCAATCATTAAGTAGAGATCAAATACTTAATGAAGTGTGGGGAACTAATTATTTATATGATTTTAAAATTGTAGATGTAAACATAAGAAGAATAAGAAATAAAATAGAAGAAGACCCATCTAAGCCTAAATATATACAAACAGTTTGGGGTTATGGATACTGTTTTAGAAAGGAAGAATGA
- a CDS encoding sensor histidine kinase produces the protein MLHFEGLRKKIIKNYFTIIIITVILFEGLFMFYVQNYYYDYVSQILKSEANNINRQYNNNIVNEADSFENKVNAILQKENKINAILQKEHSSSDSKFAISIIDKNSKMIIDQYGFKTNVDVNGEDISRALKDENNLTPYVYKIPETGEHVMSISVPLKTNNIIEGVVRYTISLEEIDSTIFRVILGLVLAGICILLIAISLSLRFAETLIQPLRELKQFANELAHGNYSIKLKNVNISDDEIGDLAETFIHMAEEIDKSEKLKEEFISSISHELRTPLTSIKGWSETLSYEGIGKEELDLGLGIIQDETERLIKLVTELLDFSRLASDRIKLKIDLVDIRKLSVGVVNQLKVKSSEKNIDLSVEFIGDYFEPIQGDKDRLRQVLINLIQNSIKFTDNNGFVKLIVSQNEEYTTIKVTDNGCGIETENLDKVLDKFFQEDYNKAGSGLGLAISNEIVKLHGGYMNLDSEKGVGTTMTIVVKNKLLESIDY, from the coding sequence TTGTTACATTTTGAAGGCTTAAGAAAGAAGATAATAAAAAATTATTTTACTATAATAATTATAACTGTTATATTATTTGAAGGTCTTTTTATGTTTTATGTACAAAACTACTATTATGATTATGTAAGTCAAATTTTAAAAAGTGAAGCAAATAATATAAATAGACAATATAATAATAACATAGTAAATGAAGCTGATAGCTTTGAAAATAAAGTAAATGCTATACTACAAAAAGAAAACAAAATAAATGCTATATTACAAAAAGAGCACTCAAGTAGTGATTCAAAATTTGCTATTTCAATTATAGATAAAAACTCAAAGATGATTATAGATCAATATGGATTTAAAACTAACGTAGATGTAAATGGAGAAGATATAAGTAGAGCTTTAAAAGATGAGAATAATTTGACTCCATATGTATATAAAATTCCTGAAACAGGGGAGCATGTTATGAGTATATCTGTTCCTCTTAAGACTAACAATATAATAGAAGGTGTAGTAAGATATACTATTTCTTTAGAAGAGATAGATTCAACTATATTTAGAGTAATACTTGGGTTAGTATTAGCAGGAATTTGCATATTGCTAATAGCAATATCTTTAAGTCTTAGATTTGCAGAAACTCTTATACAGCCTCTTAGAGAATTAAAACAATTTGCAAATGAACTAGCACATGGAAACTACAGTATAAAACTTAAAAATGTTAATATATCAGATGATGAAATAGGTGATTTAGCAGAAACTTTCATACATATGGCAGAGGAAATAGACAAAAGTGAAAAGTTAAAAGAAGAATTTATATCATCTATATCTCATGAACTTAGAACTCCTCTTACATCTATAAAAGGATGGAGTGAGACACTTTCTTATGAAGGTATAGGCAAAGAAGAGTTAGACTTAGGCTTAGGTATTATACAAGATGAAACAGAAAGACTTATAAAGCTAGTTACAGAATTACTTGATTTTTCTCGCCTTGCATCTGATAGAATAAAATTAAAAATAGATTTAGTAGATATAAGAAAATTATCAGTAGGTGTTGTTAATCAGTTGAAAGTTAAATCTAGTGAAAAAAATATAGATTTATCTGTAGAATTTATAGGAGATTATTTTGAACCTATACAAGGAGATAAAGATAGACTAAGACAAGTTTTAATAAATTTAATACAAAATTCTATCAAGTTTACAGATAACAATGGATTTGTAAAGCTTATAGTATCTCAAAATGAGGAGTATACAACAATAAAAGTTACTGATAATGGTTGTGGTATAGAAACAGAAAATTTAGATAAAGTACTAGATAAATTCTTCCAAGAAGATTATAACAAAGCAGGTAGTGGTTTAGGGCTTGCAATAAGTAATGAAATTGTAAAACTTCATGGTGGATATATGAATCTAGATAGTGAAAAAGGTGTTGGAACAACTATGACGATAGTTGTAAAAAATAAACTTTTAGAATCTATAGATTATTAA
- a CDS encoding THUMP domain-containing class I SAM-dependent RNA methyltransferase, giving the protein MKSYTLVSPCFFGMEKMLAREIKELGFEIVKTEDGRVTYKTGEDGIAKANMWLRCAERVHLKIAEFEAKTFDELFENTKRIDWSRYIPYEAEFPVSKASSIKSKLYSTTHIQSIVKKAIVDSLKAKYMERGLLKECKEKYPIYVFIHKDIVTLYIDTTGDALHKRGYRERANKAPIRETLAAGIVDLTPWKPGRILVDPMCGSGTMLIEAAMKAINMAPGMNREFISEKWRTIDKKIWWDVRKDAYEKINEDVDFKIYGYDIDEETIEIAKENAEIAGVDKYIEFNVLDATKFKSDEEYGFIITNPPYGERLEDKESVQMLYRNLGKAFFRLRNWSYYLITSYDEFEKEFGKQADKKRKLYNGMLKTNLYQYIGPKPPRK; this is encoded by the coding sequence ATGAAAAGTTATACATTAGTATCACCATGCTTTTTTGGTATGGAAAAAATGCTAGCAAGAGAAATAAAAGAACTAGGTTTTGAAATAGTAAAAACAGAAGATGGTAGAGTAACTTATAAAACTGGAGAAGATGGTATCGCTAAAGCTAATATGTGGTTAAGATGTGCAGAAAGAGTACACCTTAAAATTGCTGAATTTGAAGCTAAAACTTTTGACGAATTATTTGAAAATACTAAGAGAATAGATTGGTCAAGATACATTCCTTATGAAGCTGAATTTCCAGTATCAAAAGCATCATCTATAAAGTCAAAGTTATATAGTACTACACATATACAATCAATAGTAAAAAAAGCTATAGTAGATAGTTTAAAAGCTAAGTATATGGAAAGAGGACTACTAAAAGAATGTAAAGAAAAATATCCTATATATGTATTTATACATAAAGATATAGTAACTCTTTACATAGATACAACAGGAGATGCTCTTCATAAAAGAGGATATAGAGAAAGAGCTAACAAAGCACCTATAAGAGAAACTTTAGCTGCTGGTATAGTTGATTTAACACCTTGGAAACCAGGTAGAATATTGGTTGATCCTATGTGTGGTTCGGGGACTATGCTTATAGAAGCAGCTATGAAAGCTATAAATATGGCACCAGGTATGAATCGTGAGTTTATATCTGAAAAGTGGAGAACTATAGATAAAAAAATATGGTGGGATGTTAGAAAAGATGCCTATGAGAAAATAAATGAAGATGTAGATTTTAAAATATATGGATATGATATAGATGAAGAAACTATAGAAATAGCTAAAGAAAATGCAGAAATAGCTGGAGTTGATAAATATATAGAATTTAATGTTTTAGATGCAACTAAATTTAAAAGTGATGAAGAGTATGGGTTTATAATAACAAATCCACCTTATGGAGAAAGACTTGAAGACAAAGAAAGTGTCCAAATGCTATATAGAAATTTAGGAAAGGCCTTCTTTAGACTTAGAAATTGGTCATATTATTTAATAACTTCTTATGATGAATTTGAAAAAGAGTTTGGAAAACAAGCTGATAAAAAGAGAAAGCTATACAATGGAATGTTAAAAACAAACTTATATCAATATATAGGTCCAAAACCACCTAGAAAATAG
- the larE gene encoding ATP-dependent sacrificial sulfur transferase LarE, with protein MELNDKLEKLKNKLAKLDNVAIAYSGGVDSNFLLKVAKDVLDKKVVAITLNAMMHSKKEINEAKKYANEFGVKHLVIDIDNLEVDEFIENKKDRCYHCKKYVFNTIKKIAKDNNIEYVLDGTNIDDLGDYRPGLKALEELNIISPLKECNLTKKDIRVLSKEMGLKTYNKPAFACLATRVPYNTRITEELLTKIEMSEQYLADLGFNQFRVRVHENIARIEVGFDEIDKFFIKEVLKNTSNKFKEFGFEYVTLDMNGYEMGSMNKDISN; from the coding sequence GTGGAATTAAATGATAAGCTAGAAAAATTAAAAAATAAATTAGCTAAATTAGACAATGTGGCTATAGCTTATTCTGGAGGAGTAGATAGTAATTTTTTACTTAAAGTAGCTAAAGATGTATTAGATAAAAAAGTAGTGGCTATAACTTTAAATGCTATGATGCATAGTAAAAAGGAAATAAACGAAGCAAAAAAGTACGCAAATGAATTTGGTGTTAAGCACCTAGTTATAGATATAGATAATTTAGAAGTAGATGAGTTTATCGAAAATAAAAAAGATAGATGCTATCATTGTAAAAAATATGTGTTTAATACTATTAAAAAGATAGCAAAAGATAATAATATAGAGTATGTACTAGATGGAACAAATATAGATGATTTAGGTGATTATAGGCCAGGGCTAAAAGCACTAGAGGAATTAAATATTATAAGTCCATTAAAAGAGTGCAATTTGACTAAAAAAGATATAAGAGTATTATCGAAAGAAATGGGGCTAAAAACATATAATAAGCCGGCTTTTGCATGTCTTGCAACTAGAGTCCCATACAATACAAGAATTACTGAAGAACTTCTTACAAAAATAGAAATGAGCGAGCAATATTTAGCAGATTTAGGATTTAATCAGTTTAGAGTAAGAGTACATGAAAATATTGCTAGAATCGAAGTTGGATTTGATGAGATAGATAAGTTTTTTATTAAAGAAGTACTTAAAAACACTAGTAATAAATTTAAAGAATTTGGATTTGAATATGTTACCCTAGATATGAATGGATATGAAATGGGTAGTATGAATAAAGATATAAGCAACTAA
- a CDS encoding N-acetylmuramoyl-L-alanine amidase — protein sequence MVKKVYIDPGHGGNDSGAIGINNLYEKNINIEVSKKVEKLLKKQGIEVRLSRSEDKTISLEDRVSDANSWGADCFVSIHCNSFNGTANGIETYSHTSSTKDLANYIHEELLKTKAYTKNRGVKTANFYVIRNTNMRACLIELAFIDNQEDYKILTQKQEALADGIARGICRYLNITYTPVDNDVNKPITPIDNRDTLYRVVCGSYNNRLNAEKRIEELKEKGFNDAFIVIYKKE from the coding sequence ATGGTAAAAAAGGTATATATAGATCCAGGTCATGGTGGAAATGATAGTGGAGCTATTGGTATTAATAATCTATATGAAAAAAATATAAATATAGAAGTATCTAAAAAGGTAGAAAAATTATTAAAGAAACAAGGAATAGAAGTAAGGTTAAGTAGGTCTGAAGATAAAACAATATCTTTAGAAGATAGAGTTAGTGATGCAAATAGTTGGGGTGCAGACTGTTTTGTATCTATTCATTGTAATTCATTTAATGGCACAGCTAACGGTATAGAGACGTACTCTCATACATCATCAACTAAGGATTTAGCAAATTATATACATGAAGAATTGCTAAAAACCAAAGCATATACTAAAAATAGAGGAGTAAAGACTGCTAATTTTTATGTAATAAGAAATACTAATATGAGAGCATGTCTTATAGAGCTTGCTTTTATAGATAATCAGGAAGATTACAAAATTCTTACTCAAAAGCAAGAGGCATTAGCAGATGGGATAGCAAGAGGCATATGTAGATATTTAAATATAACGTATACTCCAGTTGACAATGATGTTAATAAACCTATAACACCTATAGATAATAGGGATACTTTATATAGGGTAGTATGTGGCTCATATAATAATAGATTGAATGCTGAAAAAAGAATAGAAGAGTTAAAAGAAAAAGGATTTAATGATGCTTTTATAGTTATATACAAGAAGGAATAA
- a CDS encoding FG-GAP repeat domain-containing protein has product MKFFKLLIGASLIVFLTTGCSITSESPEELIKDKPLYNQNESDLYKGIKKLLTKQTSLLQPNNSKEAAKINEVDLDNDGEKELVVFQKKESQDDKKDEVGFIVLTKNPDGTYTNKEKAYSLQEGEEIQYANFYDLNNDGKKEIVLLIKSEGKTNMYIYNFIDDEVKKVYTLDPTWLEDSKNLLDMKVKIGYIDGDDKLDILMLHFNQKTNKAYASLANFDKGLKLVNYVEFDNIKSLNNSYITLGTISTENKKGKTIEHKGIVLDMPILKNDNYITQILYLKDGKLKKAFKDDDKSIMKPYYIPVEDINNDKVIDIPIVNGSGNIYTSKTSATISWYRWNGKENLEDSSLLFTIQIYYNYQYKFSLLIPNELVNKFYIEQDYQEQSSDVLFKFYYYDILETEPKELFTIAVVNKNIIDENKKNVNQSSITLGENNDYTFTLYINNLEQLKKLKINEEALKEYFSLIY; this is encoded by the coding sequence ATGAAATTTTTTAAGTTATTAATTGGGGCTAGCTTAATTGTATTTTTAACAACTGGATGTAGTATAACTTCAGAATCTCCTGAAGAGCTTATTAAAGATAAGCCTTTATATAATCAAAATGAATCAGATTTATATAAAGGTATAAAAAAATTACTAACAAAACAAACATCTTTGTTACAGCCAAACAATTCAAAAGAAGCAGCAAAAATAAATGAGGTAGATTTAGATAATGATGGAGAAAAGGAATTAGTAGTATTTCAAAAGAAAGAAAGCCAAGATGATAAAAAAGATGAAGTAGGATTTATTGTATTAACTAAGAATCCTGATGGTACATATACAAATAAAGAAAAAGCTTATTCACTTCAAGAAGGTGAAGAAATACAATATGCTAATTTTTATGATTTAAATAATGATGGAAAAAAAGAAATAGTACTTCTTATAAAATCAGAGGGAAAAACTAATATGTATATATATAATTTTATTGATGATGAAGTAAAAAAAGTATACACATTAGATCCTACATGGTTAGAAGATAGTAAAAATCTTTTAGATATGAAAGTAAAAATTGGATATATTGATGGAGATGATAAGTTAGATATATTAATGCTACATTTTAATCAAAAGACTAATAAAGCATATGCAAGTTTAGCTAACTTTGATAAAGGCCTTAAGCTTGTTAACTATGTTGAGTTTGATAATATAAAAAGTCTGAATAATTCATATATAACATTAGGCACTATATCAACTGAAAATAAAAAGGGTAAAACAATTGAACATAAAGGCATAGTACTTGATATGCCTATACTTAAAAATGATAACTATATAACACAGATATTGTACTTAAAAGATGGCAAATTAAAAAAAGCATTTAAAGATGATGATAAAAGTATAATGAAGCCATACTACATACCAGTAGAGGATATAAATAATGATAAGGTTATAGATATACCTATAGTAAATGGAAGTGGAAATATATATACTTCAAAAACCTCAGCAACTATAAGCTGGTATAGATGGAATGGAAAAGAAAATCTAGAAGATTCATCATTATTATTTACAATTCAGATATATTATAATTATCAATATAAATTTAGCCTTTTAATACCTAATGAACTAGTAAACAAGTTCTATATAGAACAAGATTATCAAGAGCAAAGTAGTGATGTATTATTTAAATTCTATTATTATGATATACTAGAAACAGAACCTAAAGAATTATTTACAATAGCTGTTGTTAATAAAAATATAATTGATGAAAATAAAAAGAATGTCAATCAATCGTCAATAACACTTGGTGAAAATAACGATTATACTTTCACATTATATATAAACAACTTAGAACAATTAAAAAAATTAAAAATAAATGAAGAGGCATTGAAAGAGTATTTCTCACTTATATATTAA